In Ruminococcaceae bacterium BL-4, one DNA window encodes the following:
- the hisD gene encoding histidinol dehydrogenase (Evidence 2a : Function from experimental evidences in other organisms; PubMedId : 10353847, 10353848, 21672513, 24140957; Product type e : enzyme) — translation MIEVVKEGGKISRRFIEQLKARSASNGKKVDAAVAEILQAVKTQGDKAVLDYTMRFDGAVPNPIEVTHEQMEKLKKSCDPDFLKALHDAAENIKDFHQRQKQQSWIEPKKNGVLMGQRIRGLKRVGIYVPGGTAAYPSSVLMNAIPAHIAGVEEIIMMTPPGKGGKPNPAIMAAALEAGVSRVFLVGGAQAIAALAYGTETIPKVDKIVGPGNIYVATAKRQLYGVVDIDMIAGPSEILIVADESANPRFLAADLMSQAEHDPMASAILLTTSEKIADETVKELYEQIKTLSRRETIEQSLDHFGAVIICKDLGEAVDFANELAPEHLELCAKNPMEYLGSLDNVGSVFLGNYSPEPLGDYFAGPNHVLPTSGTARFFSPLSVDSFIKKSSFIYYTQDALEPICDEIITLAKTEGLTAHANSIEVRKPQ, via the coding sequence ATGATAGAGGTCGTTAAAGAAGGCGGAAAAATCAGTCGTAGGTTTATTGAACAATTAAAAGCACGGAGTGCTTCTAATGGGAAAAAAGTAGATGCTGCTGTAGCTGAGATTCTGCAGGCGGTAAAGACGCAGGGAGACAAAGCAGTTTTGGATTATACCATGCGCTTTGACGGTGCTGTTCCGAACCCGATTGAAGTAACGCATGAACAGATGGAGAAGCTTAAAAAAAGCTGTGATCCTGACTTCTTGAAGGCACTTCATGATGCGGCAGAAAATATCAAGGATTTTCATCAGAGACAGAAACAGCAAAGTTGGATAGAACCTAAGAAGAACGGCGTTTTAATGGGACAGCGAATTCGAGGCTTAAAAAGAGTAGGAATCTATGTACCCGGCGGCACAGCAGCGTATCCCAGCAGTGTTTTGATGAATGCGATTCCGGCCCATATTGCCGGTGTGGAAGAAATCATTATGATGACACCTCCCGGAAAAGGTGGAAAACCGAATCCGGCAATTATGGCGGCAGCCTTGGAAGCAGGTGTGAGCCGTGTATTCTTAGTGGGTGGAGCACAGGCGATTGCAGCGCTGGCTTACGGAACAGAAACAATCCCGAAAGTAGATAAGATCGTTGGTCCCGGCAACATTTACGTTGCAACTGCAAAGCGTCAGCTTTACGGCGTTGTTGATATCGATATGATTGCAGGTCCCAGTGAGATTCTAATTGTTGCAGATGAATCTGCAAATCCGCGCTTTCTGGCGGCTGATCTGATGAGTCAGGCGGAACATGACCCGATGGCTTCTGCTATTTTGCTGACAACCAGTGAAAAGATTGCAGACGAGACTGTTAAAGAATTGTATGAGCAGATCAAGACTCTTTCTCGAAGAGAAACCATTGAACAGTCTCTGGATCATTTTGGTGCCGTGATCATCTGCAAAGATCTTGGAGAAGCAGTCGATTTTGCAAACGAGCTTGCACCTGAACATTTGGAACTTTGCGCGAAAAATCCGATGGAATATCTGGGATCCCTCGACAATGTGGGAAGTGTATTTCTCGGAAATTATTCTCCAGAGCCGCTGGGCGATTATTTTGCAGGACCAAATCATGTGCTTCCTACCAGTGGAACTGCCCGCTTCTTTTCACCCCTTTCGGTAGATAGCTTTATTAAGAAGTCAAGTTTTATTTACTATACACAAGATGCTTTGGAGCCTATCTGTGATGAAATCATCACCCTTGCCAAAACCGAGGGGCTTACAGCACATGCAAACTCCATCGAAGTGAGGAAACCGCAATGA
- the hisA gene encoding phosphoribosylformimino-5-aminoimidazole carboxamide ribotide isomerase (Evidence 2a : Function from experimental evidences in other organisms; PubMedId : 1400209, 26294764; Product type e : enzyme): MVILPAIDLKDGQCVRLFRGDYSTAHRVAASAVQTAEQFQKSGAKWLHMVDLNGAKAAVPVNSKLIFQVVRSTDLKVELGGGIRTMQAVEHYLQSGISRVILGSAALADPDFTAEAVRKYGDQIAVGIDARNGMVAAEGWTHTSHMDYIELAKRVEAVGTQYIIMTDIDRDGMLTGPNLEMLEKLQKAVSCKIIASGGVSRAKDIEDLKALHLYGVICGKALYNGDLKLEEALKIAEEK; encoded by the coding sequence ATGGTCATTTTACCTGCAATCGATCTGAAGGACGGACAATGTGTGCGGCTTTTTCGCGGCGATTATTCGACAGCGCATCGAGTAGCAGCGAGTGCTGTACAGACGGCAGAACAATTTCAGAAATCCGGTGCAAAATGGTTGCATATGGTGGATTTAAATGGAGCAAAAGCTGCTGTGCCGGTTAATTCAAAGCTGATTTTTCAGGTGGTTCGTTCTACAGATTTAAAAGTGGAATTAGGTGGCGGAATTCGCACGATGCAGGCGGTGGAGCATTATCTGCAAAGTGGTATTTCCCGGGTAATTTTGGGATCAGCCGCATTGGCAGATCCGGATTTTACGGCTGAAGCGGTTCGAAAATATGGGGATCAAATTGCGGTCGGAATCGATGCCAGAAACGGTATGGTCGCGGCAGAAGGATGGACGCACACCTCTCATATGGATTATATCGAACTTGCAAAGCGAGTCGAGGCGGTCGGAACACAGTATATCATTATGACGGATATTGACCGCGACGGGATGCTCACAGGACCAAATCTTGAAATGTTGGAAAAACTGCAAAAAGCAGTTTCCTGTAAAATTATTGCAAGCGGCGGGGTTAGCCGTGCGAAAGACATCGAGGATTTAAAAGCGCTCCATCTTTATGGTGTTATTTGTGGAAAAGCGCTTTATAATGGGGATTTAAAACTGGAGGAAGCTCTTAAAATCGCGGAGGAAAAGTAA
- a CDS encoding tRNA(Cytosine32)-2-thiocytidine synthetase: protein MDLNAKAERSLITTYRKSIWNRFIGGIKDYHLIEPNDRIAVCISGGKDSILLAKCMQHLQKYSDFPFSVEFLSMDPGYRPENRALLEKNCDLLQIPVHIFETDIFNIVADEKQSPCYLCARMRRGYLYKNAQALHCNKIALGHHFDDVIETILMSLLYGAEMRTMMPKLHSQNFPGMELIRPLYLVHEEDIIRWKHYNGLEFLQCACRLTERERLNPGSAGKRAKVKALIRELKKDNPQIDKNIFRSVHQVNLETLIGWRCGDEQHSFLDNYDRKENNEGGSHMSIKTIKADHAPGAVGPYSHAILAGNTLYTSGQIGLIPESGTLAEGITAQTKQVLQNLEAVLKAANMTTDDVVKTTVFLTDLKAFETVNQLYGAVFTKKPARSCVEVSALPKGALVEIELIAAK from the coding sequence ATGGATCTAAATGCCAAGGCAGAAAGAAGCCTTATTACAACTTATCGAAAATCAATTTGGAACCGCTTTATTGGTGGAATTAAAGATTATCATCTAATTGAGCCAAATGACCGAATTGCAGTCTGTATTTCCGGTGGAAAGGATAGCATTCTTCTCGCAAAATGTATGCAGCACCTACAAAAATACAGTGATTTTCCGTTTTCAGTGGAGTTTTTATCAATGGACCCCGGATATCGTCCTGAAAACCGCGCGCTGCTGGAAAAGAATTGCGATCTGCTGCAAATCCCAGTTCATATTTTTGAAACCGATATTTTCAATATTGTTGCAGATGAAAAGCAGTCTCCCTGCTATCTTTGTGCCAGGATGCGCCGCGGCTATCTTTATAAAAACGCGCAGGCGCTGCATTGCAATAAAATTGCCTTAGGGCACCATTTTGACGATGTAATTGAAACTATTTTGATGAGTCTGCTTTACGGAGCAGAAATGCGGACAATGATGCCAAAACTGCACAGCCAGAATTTTCCCGGAATGGAACTAATTCGGCCGCTGTATCTTGTCCATGAAGAAGATATTATTCGTTGGAAACATTACAATGGTCTTGAATTTCTGCAGTGTGCCTGTCGGCTGACAGAACGTGAACGCCTGAATCCGGGCAGTGCCGGGAAACGTGCAAAAGTAAAAGCTCTAATTCGCGAACTAAAAAAAGACAATCCACAGATTGATAAAAATATTTTCCGCAGTGTCCACCAAGTGAATCTAGAAACCTTAATCGGCTGGCGGTGCGGAGACGAACAACATTCTTTTCTGGACAACTATGACAGAAAGGAAAACAATGAAGGAGGTTCTCATATGTCCATCAAAACAATCAAAGCAGATCACGCCCCCGGTGCCGTCGGCCCCTATTCTCATGCAATACTCGCTGGAAACACTTTGTATACTTCCGGCCAGATTGGTCTAATTCCGGAAAGCGGAACTCTGGCAGAAGGAATTACCGCACAGACAAAACAGGTACTTCAAAACCTTGAGGCTGTTTTAAAAGCTGCCAACATGACAACGGACGATGTTGTAAAAACAACGGTATTTTTGACGGATCTCAAAGCCTTTGAAACCGTAAATCAGCTCTATGGTGCAGTTTTCACTAAAAAGCCTGCCCGCTCTTGTGTAGAGGTCTCTGCACTTCCAAAAGGTGCTCTGGTAGAAATCGAACTAATTGCGGCGAAATAA
- a CDS encoding putative Ferredoxin hydrogenase (Evidence 3 : Putative function from multiple computational evidences; Product type e : enzyme): MRGIYSSVTDIRRKVFTEVARLAYEGGDYSRIDDLPYKIVPGEVANYRESIFLERAIVGERLRLSIGLPLRPITEHTRLSQGIIESAIAEKYYDPPLVNVIKFACNKCPEKIVQVTELCQGCLAHPCKEVCPKQAIRIRNGRAVIDQDKCIKCGRCVGVCAYHAIVQMERPCAAACGMNAIHSDAYGHATIDYDKCVSCGMCIVNCPFGAISDKGQIFQLIHAMKEGYEVYAAIAPAFVGQFGPKMTPEKLRPAMQELGFKDIAEVAVGADLCTIEEAKDFLDKVPEKQPFLATSCCPSWSVMAKKKFPEFESYISMALTPMVLTARLLKKQHPGCKVVFIGPCSAKKLEASRRTIRSDVDFVLTFEETMGMFEAKQVDLTKIAGESSLEEGTAAGRGFAVSGGVAQAVVDCIHKKYPDREVKVQSAQGLRDCYKMLLLAKAGKYNGYLLEGMACPGGCVAGAGTLQPLMKATSMVLDYKAKADKKTAEDSPYRKQADHLD, encoded by the coding sequence ATGAGAGGTATTTATTCTTCTGTGACGGATATCCGCCGAAAGGTTTTTACCGAAGTTGCACGTTTGGCATATGAAGGCGGAGATTATTCGAGAATTGATGACTTGCCCTATAAAATTGTTCCGGGAGAAGTTGCCAATTATCGTGAAAGTATTTTTTTGGAGAGAGCAATTGTAGGGGAGCGGTTAAGGCTTTCAATTGGTTTGCCTTTGCGCCCGATTACGGAGCATACACGCCTTTCACAAGGAATCATTGAGAGCGCAATCGCAGAAAAATATTACGATCCGCCGCTTGTAAATGTGATTAAATTTGCCTGTAATAAATGTCCGGAAAAAATTGTTCAAGTGACCGAACTTTGCCAGGGATGTCTTGCACATCCCTGCAAAGAAGTTTGTCCGAAACAGGCGATTCGAATCCGTAACGGAAGAGCGGTAATCGATCAAGATAAATGTATCAAGTGCGGACGTTGTGTTGGTGTTTGTGCCTATCATGCAATCGTGCAGATGGAGCGCCCCTGTGCAGCAGCTTGTGGAATGAATGCGATTCATTCTGATGCTTATGGGCATGCGACGATCGATTATGATAAATGTGTTTCCTGTGGAATGTGTATTGTGAACTGTCCGTTTGGGGCTATTTCGGATAAAGGACAGATCTTTCAGCTGATTCATGCAATGAAAGAGGGATATGAGGTCTATGCGGCGATCGCTCCGGCTTTTGTGGGACAGTTTGGTCCAAAAATGACGCCGGAAAAGCTGCGCCCCGCTATGCAGGAGCTCGGATTTAAAGATATTGCCGAAGTTGCGGTAGGAGCGGATCTTTGCACTATAGAAGAAGCAAAGGACTTTTTGGATAAAGTTCCGGAGAAGCAGCCATTCCTAGCGACTTCCTGTTGTCCGAGCTGGAGTGTCATGGCGAAAAAGAAATTTCCGGAGTTTGAATCTTATATTTCGATGGCGTTAACTCCTATGGTGTTGACTGCTCGGCTTTTAAAAAAGCAGCATCCTGGTTGTAAGGTGGTCTTTATCGGGCCATGTTCTGCGAAAAAATTGGAAGCGAGCCGCCGGACCATTCGCAGTGATGTGGATTTTGTTTTGACATTTGAAGAAACGATGGGAATGTTTGAAGCAAAGCAGGTCGATCTTACAAAAATTGCAGGAGAAAGTTCCTTAGAAGAAGGCACTGCTGCTGGGCGTGGGTTTGCCGTTTCGGGAGGCGTTGCACAGGCAGTTGTAGACTGTATCCATAAAAAATATCCGGATCGAGAAGTTAAGGTTCAGTCAGCGCAGGGATTAAGGGACTGCTATAAAATGCTGCTCCTTGCAAAAGCCGGAAAATATAACGGTTATCTTTTGGAAGGGATGGCATGCCCTGGAGGCTGTGTTGCAGGTGCAGGAACGCTTCAACCGCTTATGAAGGCAACTTCTATGGTCCTTGATTATAAAGCGAAGGCAGACAAGAAGACTGCAGAAGACAGCCCTTACCGTAAGCAGGCGGATCATTTAGATTGA
- the hisC gene encoding Histidinol-phosphate aminotransferase produces the protein MSYQLNQKLSALSPYIPVEENREIIHLDANESFLNLPETVLKETKKALGEISFNRYPDPFASELCKAFGSFYGVNPNHVTAGNGSDELISVLLSAFLMKGETMVTTDPDFSMYTFYPHLTESNCVLLEKPDEGTMRAETLIRTIKENNARLLLFSNPCNPTGLGLSKEDVHRLITSVDALIVLDEAYMDFWGREQSFLGKEDQYDNLIILRTCSKMGFAAARLGFAVANQKITGLIRAVKSPYNVNVMTQRAGTIFLNHPDLVRENIQKVVESRNCLEKALQALKKKYPEKFSMEESVTNFLYLRLENAKEIYESLLQKGISVRYFPQALRVTAGSPTENEKFLETFEALLKD, from the coding sequence ATGAGCTATCAGTTGAACCAAAAATTGAGTGCGCTTTCACCGTATATTCCGGTGGAAGAAAATCGGGAAATCATTCATTTGGATGCAAATGAATCTTTTTTGAATCTTCCGGAGACAGTCTTAAAAGAGACGAAAAAAGCATTGGGAGAGATCTCGTTTAACCGCTACCCGGATCCGTTTGCTTCGGAACTTTGTAAAGCGTTCGGTTCGTTTTATGGGGTCAATCCGAATCATGTAACGGCTGGAAACGGTTCTGATGAACTAATTTCCGTTTTGTTGTCAGCCTTTTTGATGAAAGGTGAGACAATGGTCACAACAGATCCGGATTTTTCGATGTATACTTTTTATCCACATTTGACGGAATCGAATTGCGTTCTCCTCGAAAAGCCGGATGAGGGGACAATGCGGGCAGAAACCTTAATTCGTACGATTAAGGAAAATAATGCTCGTTTGCTTCTTTTCAGTAACCCCTGCAATCCTACAGGGTTGGGACTTAGTAAAGAAGACGTACACCGCCTGATTACATCAGTGGATGCCTTGATAGTCCTTGACGAAGCCTATATGGATTTTTGGGGCCGTGAGCAGTCATTTTTAGGAAAAGAAGATCAATATGATAATTTGATTATTTTGCGCACTTGTTCTAAAATGGGATTTGCAGCAGCACGATTGGGGTTTGCTGTGGCAAATCAGAAAATAACGGGCTTGATTCGAGCGGTCAAGTCGCCGTATAATGTAAATGTGATGACGCAGCGGGCAGGAACTATCTTTTTGAATCATCCCGATCTGGTGAGGGAAAACATTCAGAAAGTGGTCGAATCTCGCAATTGCTTGGAAAAAGCACTGCAGGCGCTCAAAAAGAAATATCCGGAGAAGTTTTCCATGGAAGAGAGCGTAACAAACTTTTTGTATCTCCGCTTAGAGAATGCAAAGGAAATTTATGAGAGTCTATTGCAAAAAGGAATTTCTGTGCGGTATTTTCCGCAGGCACTGCGGGTTACAGCCGGAAGTCCTACTGAGAATGAAAAGTTTTTAGAAACTTTTGAAGCACTGCTCAAAGACTGA
- the hisB gene encoding imidazoleglycerol-phosphate dehydratase [Mn(II)-dependent] (Evidence 2a : Function from experimental evidences in other organisms; PubMedId : 1400209, 24311587; Product type e : enzyme) has translation MRTAIQNRKTKETDISVRLNLDGGPVEISTGIGFFDHMLEAFAVHGGFGLSVGAEGDLFVDCHHTVEDTGIVLGKAFAQALGDKSGIKRYGSFWIPMDESLCSVHVDVSGRPFLVFRGTLSQERVGDFDTCMTSEFLRAFATNAGITLHAEILYGENAHHEIEGIFKALGHALHEAVVPYDGTLSTKGKLDP, from the coding sequence ATGCGTACAGCGATTCAGAATCGAAAGACGAAAGAGACAGATATTTCAGTTCGGCTCAATCTGGACGGCGGTCCTGTCGAAATTTCCACCGGAATCGGATTCTTTGACCATATGCTGGAGGCTTTTGCTGTTCATGGTGGATTCGGACTTTCCGTTGGGGCAGAGGGCGATTTGTTTGTAGACTGCCATCATACGGTAGAGGATACCGGAATTGTCCTTGGCAAAGCATTTGCACAGGCTTTGGGTGATAAAAGCGGAATCAAGCGGTATGGAAGTTTCTGGATCCCGATGGACGAATCGCTTTGCAGTGTTCATGTTGATGTGAGCGGACGCCCGTTTTTGGTGTTTCGAGGGACGCTTTCTCAGGAACGTGTCGGAGATTTTGATACTTGCATGACGAGCGAGTTTCTGCGCGCATTTGCGACAAATGCTGGGATCACACTGCATGCGGAAATTCTCTATGGGGAAAATGCGCATCACGAAATTGAAGGGATCTTTAAAGCATTGGGACATGCTTTGCATGAAGCAGTTGTCCCTTATGACGGTACCTTATCAACAAAAGGAAAGTTAGATCCTTGA
- the hisG gene encoding ATP phosphoribosyltransferase (Evidence 2a : Function from experimental evidences in other organisms; PubMedId : 10430882, 12269828, 12511575, 14741209, 15660995, 17154531, 21774583, 22989207, 28092443, 28872824; Product type e : enzyme): MKPLRIALTKGRLEEKTVEMLEKIGLDCSAVHNKGRRLILPVGNGEIEVVLAKANDVITYVEHGVCDLGVVGKDTILEKGGSYYELLNLGFGKCRFALAGPKGTDFFSGYRAKTIASKYPNVARSYFENKAMDVRIIKIEGSVELAPLLGLSDAIVDIVETGSTLKENGLEVIDTVCTISARLIANTASLKLRKSEIETLVEKMERVKEEQA; encoded by the coding sequence ATGAAACCATTGCGAATTGCGCTTACAAAAGGGCGTTTGGAAGAAAAAACCGTAGAGATGCTGGAAAAAATCGGCCTTGATTGTTCTGCGGTACACAATAAAGGGCGCAGATTGATTTTGCCGGTAGGAAATGGTGAGATTGAAGTCGTTTTGGCAAAGGCAAATGATGTGATTACGTATGTGGAACATGGTGTCTGTGACCTTGGTGTTGTTGGAAAAGATACGATTTTGGAAAAAGGCGGAAGCTATTACGAGCTTTTAAATCTTGGCTTTGGAAAATGTCGATTTGCTCTGGCGGGCCCGAAAGGGACAGACTTCTTTTCCGGATATAGAGCAAAGACGATTGCCTCGAAGTATCCAAATGTGGCACGTTCCTATTTTGAAAATAAAGCCATGGATGTGAGGATCATCAAGATTGAGGGCAGTGTAGAACTGGCACCTCTTTTAGGGCTTTCCGATGCAATTGTGGATATCGTGGAAACCGGTTCGACTCTAAAAGAAAATGGTCTTGAGGTGATCGATACAGTCTGTACGATTTCTGCAAGGCTGATTGCAAATACGGCCAGTTTAAAATTGCGCAAGTCTGAGATCGAGACACTTGTGGAAAAAATGGAGCGGGTAAAGGAGGAACAGGCATGA
- the hisZ gene encoding ATP phosphoribosyltransferase regulatory subunit gives MKQNHKITPEGTHDLLFEECLARREAERRLTEAFRVRGYHEVMTPGFEYYDVFTQSEAGIGQEVMYKMTDRHGRLIVMRPDSTMPIARLTATRLLNQPRPLRLYYDQPVYRSNPALIGREDENAQAGVELLGADGLRADLEVLTTAVESLSSCVPDFRLELGHAGFFHTLAEQLSLSEDHLEDIRSAIESKNYAALDQILDALPASAAVDAMRRLPRLFGGEEVFEEAEKLCETPKAKETLSYLKKLYHAVQDLGLGDRLMVDLGLVQRNDYYTGVVFTAYTEEYGDAVLFGGRYDHLLEHYGCKMPAVGFGVNVDAVTKILLQNDEYPAVQEPQVLVHGDHGQAVAALRRAAKLTAQGICCETSLCETREEALNYAKSRNIPKVEFVEGKE, from the coding sequence ATGAAACAGAATCATAAAATTACACCGGAAGGAACTCATGACCTTTTGTTTGAAGAATGTCTTGCTCGGCGTGAAGCGGAGCGGAGACTGACTGAAGCTTTTCGGGTGCGCGGCTATCATGAGGTGATGACGCCCGGATTTGAGTACTATGATGTCTTTACGCAGTCAGAGGCCGGAATTGGGCAGGAAGTCATGTATAAAATGACAGATCGCCATGGCAGATTGATTGTTATGCGTCCGGATTCGACCATGCCCATTGCGCGGCTTACGGCTACACGGCTTTTAAATCAGCCGCGGCCGCTGCGCCTTTATTATGATCAGCCGGTCTATCGCAGCAATCCGGCTTTAATCGGCAGAGAAGATGAAAATGCACAGGCGGGGGTAGAACTTTTAGGAGCCGATGGGCTTCGGGCTGATTTAGAAGTCTTGACCACGGCGGTAGAATCTCTCTCTTCTTGTGTACCCGATTTTCGTCTGGAATTAGGGCATGCGGGATTTTTTCATACGCTGGCAGAGCAGCTCTCTCTTTCAGAAGATCATCTGGAAGATATCCGCAGTGCAATCGAGAGTAAAAATTATGCGGCGCTCGATCAGATTTTGGATGCACTGCCTGCGTCTGCTGCGGTAGATGCAATGCGGAGGCTTCCGCGCCTTTTTGGCGGGGAAGAAGTCTTTGAAGAAGCGGAAAAACTTTGTGAAACGCCAAAGGCAAAAGAGACGCTTTCCTATCTCAAGAAGCTTTATCATGCGGTACAGGATTTGGGCTTGGGAGACCGCCTGATGGTAGATCTTGGATTAGTGCAGCGAAATGATTATTATACGGGTGTGGTTTTTACCGCATATACGGAAGAATACGGCGACGCAGTCCTTTTCGGCGGACGGTATGATCATTTACTCGAACATTATGGGTGTAAGATGCCGGCGGTCGGATTCGGAGTCAATGTCGATGCAGTGACGAAAATTCTGCTTCAGAATGATGAATATCCGGCAGTACAGGAGCCTCAGGTTTTGGTTCATGGAGATCATGGGCAGGCAGTCGCAGCATTGCGCCGGGCAGCAAAATTGACCGCACAGGGAATCTGCTGCGAAACGAGTCTCTGCGAAACACGGGAAGAAGCGCTCAATTATGCAAAATCCCGTAACATTCCTAAAGTGGAGTTTGTGGAGGGAAAAGAATGA